The proteins below are encoded in one region of Cytophagales bacterium:
- a CDS encoding mechanosensitive ion channel: MELLNELKANYPFSQLVLTLLTFIMYLLFRRFISMVVIQRADKNNFDDKRATYIKKTIRWVVWLVLIVFLGIIWEISLEGLSVYIASVLTIVGVGLFATWSIVSNITASVILFFFFPFRIGSRVKIVDGDNSAEGEVIGLSLFSIQIRREDGQDIYYPNNLAIQKSIVHLKQQTPPS; the protein is encoded by the coding sequence ATGGAACTATTGAATGAATTAAAAGCAAACTACCCCTTTTCACAGTTGGTACTTACACTGCTAACGTTCATCATGTACCTTCTCTTCAGAAGATTCATCTCTATGGTGGTTATTCAGAGGGCAGATAAGAACAACTTTGATGACAAACGAGCCACTTACATTAAGAAGACCATCCGATGGGTCGTGTGGTTGGTGCTTATTGTATTTCTGGGGATCATATGGGAAATCTCCCTGGAAGGGCTCTCTGTCTATATTGCCTCAGTACTTACAATTGTTGGAGTTGGACTCTTCGCTACCTGGTCCATTGTCAGTAACATCACAGCATCGGTCATCCTCTTTTTCTTCTTCCCTTTCAGAATAGGATCGAGAGTCAAAATCGTTGACGGAGATAACTCGGCTGAAGGTGAAGTGATCGGACTGTCTCTCTTCTCCATTCAAATTCGAAGAGAAGATGGCCAGGACATATATTATCCAAATAACCTGGCCATTCAGAAATCCATCGTTCACCTAAAGCAGCAAACACCACCGAGTTAA
- a CDS encoding mechanosensitive ion channel, translating into MKFILFSLFLSFGLILPIHGQEDSVSNDSVSAFGVDDASVAVSQDSTIMAASYINQSNSFTSPPPIQELISFPKIFWSLVLALIGYLFIRFSIKTLVLFAERNARYRITIRSFIPVVKIFGWITVVFLIVAGIFQPPAATLLAFSASIGVAVGFASQDILKNIFGGIVILLDRPFKSGDKIEVGGHYGEVVEIGLRSTRIITPDDNLVSVPNSEIMNHSVSNANAGESNCQVSAEVFLPLNADLQRAKEIGIEAAKVSTFIYLNKPVGVIFTQELLPAGKTMIKMKIKAYVSDIRDEFRFKSELVERATKTLLEEKLIKTD; encoded by the coding sequence ATGAAGTTCATTCTTTTCAGTTTGTTCCTATCCTTTGGGTTGATTTTGCCGATTCATGGCCAGGAAGATAGTGTCTCGAATGATTCCGTTTCTGCTTTTGGGGTAGATGATGCTTCTGTGGCTGTTTCTCAAGACTCGACGATCATGGCAGCATCTTATATCAATCAAAGTAATTCATTTACCAGCCCTCCACCTATTCAGGAATTGATCTCTTTTCCCAAGATATTCTGGTCTTTGGTGTTGGCTTTGATCGGGTATTTGTTCATCCGTTTTTCAATCAAAACGCTTGTGCTTTTTGCCGAAAGGAATGCACGGTACAGAATCACCATTCGCAGTTTCATACCAGTAGTAAAGATTTTTGGTTGGATCACTGTTGTGTTTTTAATCGTAGCGGGAATCTTTCAACCACCTGCTGCTACTTTGCTGGCTTTTTCAGCCTCGATCGGAGTGGCCGTGGGTTTTGCATCCCAGGATATTCTGAAAAATATTTTTGGAGGAATAGTGATCTTATTGGACCGACCTTTCAAGTCCGGGGATAAAATTGAAGTTGGAGGTCATTATGGCGAGGTAGTAGAAATCGGGTTGCGGTCAACACGCATCATCACACCAGATGATAACCTTGTGAGTGTACCCAATAGCGAAATCATGAATCACTCAGTTTCCAATGCGAATGCAGGCGAGTCCAATTGCCAGGTATCTGCGGAAGTGTTTTTACCTCTGAATGCCGACCTGCAAAGAGCCAAAGAGATTGGTATAGAGGCAGCGAAGGTTTCTACCTTTATTTACTTAAATAAACCTGTTGGGGTCATTTTTACACAAGAACTCCTGCCCGCAGGTAAAACGATGATCAAGATGAAAATCAAAGCTTATGTATCGGATATAAGAGACGAATTCCGATTCAAAAGTGAGTTGGTAGAGCGAGCCACAAAAACCCTTCTCGAAGAAAAACTGATAAAAACGGATTGA
- the ppk2 gene encoding polyphosphate kinase 2 has translation MEIHSLENHPEYVNLQVEMINMQRWVHDTGQRVIILFEGRDTAGKGGAIMRFVRFINPRGYRIVALSKPNDIEKGQWYFQRYLKELPDPGQIIFFDRSWYNRAVVEPVMGFCSQDQYEGFMQQVVMLEKMLVRDGVHIFKLWFSIELKEQKRRLEQRQTDPLKKWKLSTVDMQAQLKWHDYTGYKDEMFKRTSWEGSPWIVINGNDKDVARLEAMRYVLNSLDYPEKGETGERLIPGSNRIKVIG, from the coding sequence ATGGAAATACACTCTTTAGAGAATCATCCGGAGTACGTCAATTTGCAGGTGGAGATGATCAATATGCAGCGGTGGGTCCATGATACTGGTCAACGGGTGATTATTCTTTTTGAAGGCCGTGATACCGCAGGAAAAGGTGGTGCAATCATGCGATTTGTCCGATTTATCAACCCAAGAGGATACAGAATAGTGGCTCTGTCTAAACCAAATGATATTGAAAAAGGACAGTGGTACTTTCAAAGGTATCTGAAGGAATTGCCTGATCCGGGTCAAATCATATTCTTCGATCGTAGTTGGTATAACAGAGCAGTGGTAGAGCCGGTAATGGGGTTTTGTAGCCAAGATCAGTATGAAGGTTTCATGCAGCAGGTAGTGATGTTAGAGAAGATGCTGGTAAGAGATGGTGTTCATATTTTCAAGCTTTGGTTTTCAATCGAGCTTAAGGAGCAAAAAAGAAGACTGGAACAACGCCAGACAGATCCTCTTAAAAAGTGGAAATTGAGTACCGTAGATATGCAGGCCCAATTGAAATGGCATGATTATACCGGTTACAAAGACGAGATGTTCAAAAGGACCAGTTGGGAAGGGAGCCCATGGATCGTAATAAATGGAAATGACAAGGACGTTGCGCGCCTGGAGGCGATGAGGTATGTTCTCAACTCTCTTGACTACCCGGAAAAAGGAGAAACCGGAGAACGACTGATCCCCGGTTCCAATCGGATCAAAGTCATTGGTTAA
- a CDS encoding cation:proton antiporter, with the protein MILLSGALGHELNLLLGISGLIVVFGLILKRINQPYIIAYIMTGVILGPHGFQMVTELETAEVIGELGLVILMFFIGMEISLKDFVSKWRVALFGTGMQVIFSIVLILLLGLYFDWSFKRVLLLGFIISISSSAVVIKLMEDNQLNKTKIGQNVISILLTQDILIVPMIILMSFLGGAEVSIQQILLQVVGGVLIVSFLIFLFKKQTIKLPFADKLKSDHELQVFASLIVCFGLALITSLFQLSAGLGAFVAGLFVHASPSTKWLHDSLHSFRVVLISVFFLSIGMLIDLTFFSEHWLTILLVVLGVYVSNHGINTISLRFLGSSWRESLYGGSLLAQIGEFSFVLASLGYHSAIISLFSYQLTIIVISVTIFISPFWALFAKNLWGVEVNKLPI; encoded by the coding sequence ATGATATTACTCAGTGGAGCATTAGGGCATGAACTGAATTTGCTGCTAGGTATTAGTGGCTTGATCGTCGTATTTGGCTTGATATTAAAACGGATCAATCAACCTTATATCATTGCGTATATCATGACAGGTGTGATCCTTGGACCACATGGCTTTCAGATGGTCACAGAATTGGAAACTGCTGAGGTAATTGGGGAATTGGGGCTGGTGATCCTGATGTTTTTTATTGGAATGGAAATCTCTCTCAAGGATTTTGTCAGCAAATGGCGAGTAGCTCTTTTCGGGACAGGAATGCAGGTGATTTTCAGTATTGTGCTTATCCTTTTACTTGGCCTATACTTCGACTGGTCGTTTAAACGTGTTTTGCTATTAGGGTTCATCATTTCCATCAGTAGCTCTGCTGTGGTAATCAAACTGATGGAAGACAATCAATTGAACAAAACGAAGATCGGTCAAAATGTGATCAGTATTCTATTGACGCAGGACATCCTTATAGTACCCATGATCATTTTGATGTCGTTTCTTGGAGGAGCCGAGGTATCCATACAACAAATCCTTCTTCAGGTGGTGGGAGGAGTATTGATCGTGTCATTTCTGATTTTCCTGTTTAAAAAACAAACCATCAAATTGCCGTTTGCGGATAAACTGAAAAGTGATCACGAGTTGCAGGTATTCGCAAGTCTGATCGTATGTTTTGGGTTGGCACTCATAACGTCCTTATTTCAACTTTCAGCGGGCCTGGGGGCGTTTGTTGCGGGTCTTTTTGTACATGCATCGCCTTCTACTAAATGGCTCCACGATAGCCTGCATTCATTTCGCGTAGTGCTGATTTCAGTTTTCTTTTTATCCATTGGCATGTTGATCGACCTCACGTTTTTTTCGGAGCATTGGTTAACGATCCTATTGGTTGTATTGGGCGTATATGTGTCCAATCACGGGATCAATACCATTTCTTTAAGGTTTCTTGGTAGTTCCTGGAGAGAAAGTTTATACGGTGGTTCGCTACTTGCACAAATCGGCGAGTTCAGTTTTGTTCTTGCTTCACTTGGGTATCATTCAGCGATCATTTCCCTATTCAGTTATCAGTTGACGATCATTGTGATCTCCGTCACCATTTTCATCAGCCCATTCTGGGCCTTATTTGCAAAGAACTTGTGGGGGGTTGAGGTTAATAAGTTGCCTATTTAA
- a CDS encoding PepSY-like domain-containing protein → MRNVLFTALSFWMLAVSAQTNEPNRMPEEKVRKKVVEKFKAQHPQVSGQVWYPYPNRYWKNEQGATPMYFPILWTNHVPDYYEVRFADDKGKIRKVYDRTGVIQVTSREVQAIALPEQAKGLLTEKGYSDWSLIKIERLTKAGVQGSYFKVWLNQGKKNRILFFDQEGKLSKTMTFNNDLNFAANANAKLKRAPGSRNHKVVDENNVPVVVKNKVRKNHVNVSIIEWSEHTRFYDPFATGDTRSYYDLTLPVFYQAVLESKSGKYRATYSSYGDLLEIAEVISKKELPEAIRSEMKAKLYQDWKFDKEHDRIDRENGRFIYRIYATSKGEPRIILLNDQGTYGLF, encoded by the coding sequence ATGAGAAACGTGCTATTTACTGCTTTGAGCTTCTGGATGCTGGCTGTGTCGGCCCAAACTAACGAACCTAATCGAATGCCCGAGGAAAAGGTCAGGAAGAAGGTCGTTGAAAAATTCAAAGCACAGCATCCACAAGTTAGCGGTCAAGTATGGTATCCATATCCCAATCGGTATTGGAAGAATGAGCAAGGTGCAACCCCCATGTACTTTCCAATCCTATGGACCAATCATGTCCCGGATTATTATGAGGTTCGATTTGCCGATGACAAAGGTAAAATCAGGAAAGTCTATGATCGGACCGGAGTGATACAGGTGACCTCCCGTGAGGTACAGGCTATTGCATTACCGGAACAGGCGAAGGGTCTTCTTACAGAGAAAGGTTATTCAGACTGGTCTTTGATTAAAATTGAACGACTGACAAAAGCGGGTGTTCAAGGAAGTTATTTCAAAGTCTGGTTGAACCAGGGAAAGAAGAATCGTATCCTGTTTTTTGATCAGGAGGGTAAGTTGTCGAAAACAATGACTTTTAACAATGACTTGAATTTTGCAGCTAATGCCAATGCTAAATTGAAACGGGCACCAGGATCAAGAAATCACAAAGTTGTCGACGAAAACAATGTGCCTGTAGTGGTCAAAAATAAGGTCAGAAAGAATCACGTTAATGTTTCTATCATTGAATGGTCTGAGCACACCAGATTTTATGATCCCTTCGCCACTGGTGATACTCGAAGCTACTATGATTTAACGCTGCCTGTATTCTATCAGGCCGTTCTGGAAAGTAAAAGTGGAAAGTATAGGGCTACCTATTCGTCTTATGGAGACCTTCTGGAGATTGCCGAGGTGATTTCTAAAAAAGAACTTCCTGAAGCCATTAGATCTGAAATGAAGGCGAAACTTTATCAGGACTGGAAGTTTGACAAGGAGCATGACAGGATTGATCGTGAAAATGGACGTTTCATCTATCGCATTTATGCGACTTCTAAGGGTGAGCCACGCATTATTTTGTTGAACGATCAAGGTACTTACGGCCTATTCTAA
- a CDS encoding C1 family peptidase translates to MKSILGMLFFLMLHVVQGQEYPKGILPGVDPDYDNLPEKAVLTRNFYDSNPSAYSLKRYAPYPGSQSPYGTCTGWAVAYTARTILEAQKNGWTNRDYITENAFSPLYQYRVNSDNSNCRGAFTSEVVASLKNVGSVPMKSFTFSGGDELCPTVPVPSANHNIAELYKIEEYTRLWSSGASAEQKIQRTKTSIASGNPVVISANCPSSMSRLTSEGLWDPTEDPDDNHGGHAICVVSYDDFKFGGAFEVQNSWGTNYGLGGYFWVKYEDYAEWIYQAFELVQFLPPEPVEPILAGSLRMFDLDDQQDLEVTLAAKNRNWNWYREENDEELYTYKVNANLLSGSEMRMYIESEQSAFVYMLGTGEVDRSVAQLFPVDGISPALNYLNSEIALPSENHYFKMDNTTGKNYIILLFSRNKLNIESIKERFANASGNVGRRLKSATEGLLMPSEYVEFDSEAIGFSVQQNDSGKNAFAMIVQFNQVD, encoded by the coding sequence ATGAAAAGCATCCTTGGTATGCTATTTTTCCTGATGCTCCATGTAGTGCAGGGACAGGAGTATCCAAAGGGTATCCTACCCGGAGTAGATCCAGATTATGATAATCTGCCGGAGAAAGCGGTACTCACGCGAAATTTCTATGACAGTAATCCTTCTGCTTATTCACTGAAGCGGTACGCCCCTTATCCAGGAAGTCAATCTCCTTATGGCACCTGCACCGGTTGGGCGGTAGCCTACACCGCAAGGACGATCCTGGAAGCTCAAAAGAACGGTTGGACCAATCGCGATTACATTACTGAAAATGCTTTTTCACCTTTGTACCAATACAGGGTCAATTCTGATAATTCCAATTGTCGAGGGGCTTTTACCTCAGAGGTCGTGGCTAGTTTGAAAAATGTAGGTTCCGTACCTATGAAGAGCTTTACGTTTTCGGGAGGTGATGAATTATGTCCTACGGTTCCTGTACCATCTGCTAACCATAACATTGCAGAACTCTACAAAATTGAAGAGTATACGCGCCTATGGTCGAGCGGGGCCTCTGCAGAACAGAAAATTCAACGTACAAAAACCAGTATTGCCTCTGGTAACCCGGTAGTCATTTCTGCCAATTGTCCTTCTTCCATGTCCCGACTAACTTCAGAAGGACTTTGGGATCCGACCGAAGACCCTGATGATAATCACGGCGGACATGCGATCTGCGTAGTGAGTTATGATGATTTCAAATTTGGAGGAGCTTTTGAAGTACAGAATAGTTGGGGAACAAATTATGGACTTGGAGGATACTTCTGGGTGAAATACGAGGATTATGCAGAATGGATCTATCAGGCTTTTGAGTTAGTGCAGTTCCTGCCGCCTGAGCCTGTAGAACCTATTTTGGCCGGAAGTTTACGAATGTTTGATCTGGACGATCAGCAGGACCTGGAGGTAACATTGGCGGCCAAAAACAGGAATTGGAATTGGTATCGTGAAGAAAATGATGAAGAACTCTATACCTATAAGGTAAACGCGAATCTCCTTTCGGGTAGTGAGATGCGGATGTACATCGAAAGTGAGCAATCAGCCTTCGTTTATATGTTGGGAACTGGTGAAGTAGATCGGTCAGTTGCACAATTGTTTCCGGTAGATGGTATCAGCCCGGCACTTAATTATTTGAACAGTGAAATTGCACTGCCTTCGGAAAATCATTATTTCAAAATGGACAATACGACAGGCAAAAACTATATCATCCTACTTTTTTCCAGAAACAAACTGAACATTGAATCGATCAAAGAGCGATTTGCCAATGCTTCAGGAAATGTTGGCAGGCGACTAAAGTCCGCTACCGAAGGCTTGTTGATGCCTTCGGAATATGTGGAGTTTGATTCTGAAGCAATCGGTTTTTCCGTCCAGCAAAATGATTCAGGTAAAAATGCATTTGCGATGATTGTTCAATTCAATCAGGTGGATTGA
- a CDS encoding D-Ala-D-Ala carboxypeptidase family metallohydrolase, whose translation MMRTQLTLMILLVCSSWVWSYSTEKAGFTIEVNGELNPYKVFSVFVMPGASFSVTSDVTLDCVSDRLLTQPTDQGWQVTAPEKSGAYSLRLAFGTLTMKLNVLVLTPLTQMKGEYLNGYRLGNYPAKALRGNPIYHKPDGLFEVTMENQDLQLTPHFTLKQFLCKQVGAFPKYLIVRERLLLKLEYLLEKVNEHDISSETFGFISGYRTPFYNASIKNVQYSRHVYGGAADIYIDQDRDGRMDDLNRDGIINEKDVRVFHQIVEGEFGKPTYDKYKGGLGFYRKNGRHHGFIHVDVRGTRARW comes from the coding sequence CTCGTCATGGGTGTGGAGTTACTCCACCGAAAAAGCTGGCTTTACTATTGAGGTAAATGGAGAACTGAACCCATACAAGGTATTCAGTGTCTTTGTGATGCCTGGGGCTTCATTTAGTGTTACAAGCGATGTGACGTTGGATTGTGTTTCAGATCGGCTTTTAACGCAGCCTACTGATCAGGGATGGCAGGTTACGGCTCCAGAAAAATCAGGAGCGTATTCTTTGCGGCTGGCATTTGGCACCCTGACAATGAAATTGAATGTTCTGGTGTTGACTCCACTTACTCAAATGAAAGGTGAATACCTTAATGGTTACAGATTGGGAAACTACCCCGCGAAAGCCCTGAGGGGGAACCCCATCTACCACAAACCAGACGGACTCTTTGAAGTGACGATGGAAAATCAGGACCTGCAACTCACACCGCACTTCACCCTGAAACAATTCTTGTGTAAACAAGTTGGAGCATTCCCGAAATACCTTATAGTAAGGGAAAGGCTGTTATTGAAATTGGAGTACCTGTTGGAAAAGGTGAATGAGCATGACATTTCAAGTGAAACCTTTGGGTTCATCAGTGGCTACCGGACCCCATTCTACAATGCTTCTATCAAGAATGTTCAGTACAGCAGACATGTATACGGTGGAGCGGCTGATATCTACATCGATCAAGACAGGGACGGCCGAATGGATGACCTCAATAGAGATGGTATTATTAATGAAAAAGATGTACGTGTCTTTCATCAAATCGTAGAAGGTGAGTTTGGAAAACCAACTTATGATAAATACAAAGGAGGACTTGGTTTTTATCGTAAGAACGGACGCCATCATGGGTTTATACATGTAGATGTACGTGGAACACGAGCCAGATGGTAA
- a CDS encoding universal stress protein: protein MKILVPTDFSTASFNAFHLARKFANVAQAEIILLHVIEPPSASFSSMGESLEKDMEDVFMVKLSGKVEEELQSLKKAYHTYDIRIERDFGDPYTVINDLIQVEKVDMVIMGEKGIHEVDDLFIGSLTDKIVRTSRYPIITVNQTIEDQPIERVLYATDLQEEHPKLINLLKNIQHLFDAKLHIVKVNTRKSYSNDIDTDVAFRKLVDKYGLTDVETHTYNHEDEEDGIIFFADEINADLIAMGIHQKSGLRRLISGGELAEEVAEHSQRPVLTYHFSATRD from the coding sequence ATGAAAATCCTGGTTCCAACTGATTTCTCCACTGCCTCCTTTAATGCGTTTCATCTGGCTCGGAAGTTCGCCAATGTCGCACAAGCTGAAATTATCCTGCTTCACGTGATAGAGCCTCCTTCCGCTTCCTTTTCTTCGATGGGTGAGTCCCTTGAAAAGGATATGGAGGATGTATTTATGGTGAAACTTTCAGGAAAAGTTGAGGAAGAACTTCAATCTCTGAAAAAGGCCTATCACACCTATGATATTAGAATTGAACGTGATTTTGGTGACCCTTACACGGTTATCAATGACTTGATCCAGGTGGAAAAAGTTGACATGGTCATCATGGGGGAAAAGGGTATTCATGAGGTAGATGATCTATTTATCGGTTCGTTAACGGATAAAATCGTCCGCACTTCCCGGTATCCAATTATCACTGTGAATCAAACAATCGAGGATCAGCCCATTGAGCGGGTCTTGTATGCCACGGATCTGCAAGAAGAGCATCCTAAGCTCATCAATTTATTGAAGAATATTCAACACCTGTTTGATGCGAAACTGCATATTGTAAAAGTGAATACCCGCAAGAGTTATAGCAACGATATTGACACGGATGTGGCGTTCCGAAAATTGGTAGACAAATACGGGTTGACCGATGTTGAAACTCATACTTACAATCACGAAGATGAGGAAGATGGGATCATCTTTTTTGCCGATGAGATCAATGCCGATTTGATCGCCATGGGAATCCACCAAAAGTCTGGCCTTCGCCGCCTCATCAGTGGCGGAGAACTGGCTGAGGAGGTTGCCGAACACTCACAAAGGCCGGTATTGACTTACCACTTTAGCGCCACCAGGGATTAA
- a CDS encoding caspase family protein, translated as MRVFLDAYFLLACMVSVHAQNQYYRNWTVVNAEKKERIALIIANNTYESAGSLEQPIPMASKLERKLQEEGFDVLVGHDLNRMRMISVLDDFSNKFRNYEFAMIFYLGHGFQIDGENYLIPVDAQPSSKDDVEVHAINVDYVLKKVNDPHTPKVIVLDACRNNPFAVNWSSADRSGSNSGFGDVSAPRNAEIFFTTAKGAVVRDDNPYIEYFIQELKQGACLSDIKRVVSKRIFEYNADQIPASYGQLFDKVCFGEAPVPDPVVVVNTDSDGDGIIDREDDCPYEFGVASRNGCPEPQITITEAEQWYRKGEEIHDKGGGENYREAYKWFEKAANEGHRGAQLYAGWMHHKSQGVEQDWRKAIYWYTKAAEQGSLSSQMYLGEIYRDGSWSDLEDFELAKFWFEKASAGGDVQATVNLGELYEYGWITERDSFQIKYGHAGAPDLEKARAIYQQVYDDGHLIGKHYLGRSYDVKSYDPTHKYRDYPKSRPYDVSKAIEIYMEAGNEGYTSSMYRIYELYCLKANKDWVNQSKYTKEIGIEWLTKAAETDNGFYAHELGKNYLYGFNGVKKDKYKGQRLIQEACDKGYWRACE; from the coding sequence ATGAGAGTTTTTTTAGACGCCTACTTTCTGCTGGCTTGTATGGTATCCGTACATGCACAAAATCAATACTACCGGAATTGGACCGTAGTAAATGCCGAAAAGAAAGAACGTATCGCCCTAATTATTGCGAATAATACCTACGAAAGTGCTGGATCCCTGGAACAACCCATTCCAATGGCGAGTAAGTTGGAGCGGAAATTACAAGAGGAAGGTTTTGACGTTTTGGTAGGTCACGATCTGAACCGAATGAGAATGATATCCGTACTGGATGATTTTTCTAATAAGTTTCGGAACTACGAGTTCGCCATGATCTTCTATCTGGGTCACGGTTTCCAAATTGATGGCGAAAACTACCTGATCCCGGTTGATGCCCAACCCAGTTCCAAAGATGATGTGGAAGTACATGCGATCAATGTGGACTATGTGCTTAAGAAGGTAAACGACCCCCACACCCCAAAAGTGATCGTACTGGATGCCTGCAGAAACAATCCATTTGCTGTCAATTGGTCATCTGCAGATAGGTCTGGTTCAAATAGTGGCTTCGGCGATGTAAGCGCACCCAGAAATGCCGAGATATTTTTTACAACCGCTAAAGGAGCGGTGGTCAGGGATGACAACCCCTACATTGAATACTTTATACAGGAACTGAAACAAGGAGCTTGTTTATCTGACATTAAACGAGTGGTTTCAAAACGAATTTTCGAATACAACGCCGATCAAATTCCGGCAAGCTATGGTCAGCTATTCGATAAAGTGTGTTTTGGCGAAGCACCAGTTCCTGATCCGGTAGTCGTTGTTAATACAGACAGTGATGGAGATGGTATCATTGACCGGGAAGACGATTGTCCTTATGAATTTGGAGTGGCCTCAAGAAACGGTTGCCCGGAACCCCAGATCACCATTACGGAAGCAGAACAATGGTATCGAAAAGGTGAAGAGATCCATGATAAAGGAGGAGGGGAAAATTATAGAGAAGCCTATAAATGGTTTGAAAAAGCCGCAAATGAGGGTCATAGGGGTGCACAACTTTATGCTGGTTGGATGCATCATAAATCTCAAGGAGTAGAACAGGACTGGCGAAAGGCCATTTACTGGTATACGAAAGCTGCCGAACAAGGAAGCCTAAGTAGCCAAATGTACCTTGGGGAAATCTACAGGGATGGGAGCTGGTCTGATTTGGAAGATTTTGAACTGGCCAAATTTTGGTTTGAGAAAGCAAGTGCCGGAGGTGATGTACAGGCTACCGTCAATCTCGGTGAATTGTATGAATATGGCTGGATCACAGAACGAGACTCCTTCCAGATCAAGTATGGGCATGCTGGTGCACCCGATTTGGAAAAAGCCAGGGCCATCTATCAACAGGTCTACGATGACGGTCATCTGATAGGAAAACATTACCTCGGCCGGAGTTACGATGTGAAAAGTTATGATCCAACACATAAATACCGAGATTATCCAAAATCCCGACCTTATGATGTTTCGAAGGCCATTGAAATTTATATGGAAGCAGGAAATGAAGGGTATACTTCTTCGATGTACCGGATTTACGAGTTGTACTGTTTGAAAGCAAATAAGGACTGGGTAAATCAGTCCAAATACACAAAAGAAATCGGGATAGAATGGTTGACTAAAGCCGCTGAAACTGACAATGGGTTCTATGCGCATGAATTAGGAAAGAACTATTTGTATGGCTTCAATGGTGTGAAAAAAGACAAATACAAGGGACAGAGACTAATACAGGAAGCATGCGACAAAGGATATTGGAGGGCTTGCGAATAA